In Oryzias latipes chromosome 19, ASM223467v1, the genomic stretch gattatgccgCTTTTATGCAAAAGacctgtagttttctaggacggcagaatatcattagaaattcacctttgagttgtggaagGGACTGTTTGTGGggagaaaccccgccccctcttcccctcccagTTGCTGGGAGCTCAGAGCACgtagcttgtggcccaccccaACGTAAGTTGTACGtcacaaatgagctcttttacaaactgcattttttttgtctgttttagattcagaacaatttgaataaagaaataatcagaaatgcaattttgagctgaatCTTCTTtatcttccatcatcagaaaacaagaaaatgttaaaaacacagttttcactggagtgggtctttaaaggagcAAACCTGCACTACAGGTTCGGAAATATTGGCTGCCTACTTTAGAGTTTTTCCGTTCACTGCAAATGTTCTCATTGcacacattttattcaaaataccCATCCATTAATCATACTTCAACGTTTCTAAAAGTCAGATTTGTAATGGATTATGATTTTAATTCTTTAGTAAACTTCTGCAGCAATTTAATATTCCATCTTTGATTTGGTGCATTGCagccttaaagacccattccaatgaaagtttttggtgtttttaacacgttttttcatgatttttgcACATAGATATGATAATTTAggattaaaacagcatttctgaggcCAAAGTTTCCCTGCTCTGATGACTTCTGCCACGCTGCACAAGGACATAGTTCTTTGATtacataatcatgattaaaatgattaaaatctgGAAAAACTTCTACAATCGATACAAATATGATCTGAGGGGAACTTTAACTACTTGTTATTGAAGCAGTCAGAAATACGGATTTTTGTAAAAcaagtcaaagaaaaacaatagaattgtaatgtttttttttcccttagcCTATGTCCGTCTATCGAATCAAATCCattaaatttgttttgcttGCTTTTTCAAACTCTAGTTaatggacaaaagtaattggAGCAAATATTGACCCTGTTTTCGGTTGTTTCAGACTCCATATTTCTGGCCCACACAGCTGTGGCCTGTTGAGGATACAGATTATGGTGAGCAGGATGACATTTTTGCCTGCATTTTGTCTTGTTCTACCAACAATCCCTGAACGGCCTTCTACTCGTTTTCCCTCTGAAGCGATTTATCttgcaaaaagaaacataaGAAAGAAGGGAATCCTGGAGCTGCACGAGCAGGTAAACAGATTTCTCTGACAAAGACCAGGGAATCATTTGTTATCATTTACAGAGGTGGCATCTCACGTTTTCAGGAGCAGTACAACCGCCTTCACAAGTGGATGAATCATAAATGGGATTTTATAGTGATGCAAGCCAAGGAGCAGTACAGGTGGGTGTGTGAGAAACTTGGTGATGTCACTCGGTTTGTAGGTGCATATGGTGTTACAATcgcgtttgtttgtttgtgtttagagCTGCAAAAGAGAGGAAGAAACCGGACCGAGTGGTGTTTGACTGTCAGGAGAGAGCATACTGGGTAGTTCACAGGCCTCCggtaaaaaaaacctcacaactcaaacatttatgtttctttagaaaatatgaaatttCTGCAATATCAATACCTATTTTAGCTCCTATTTTTATACGTTTTACACATGTTAACTAGTGACCATATTTACATTGTTGATGCCAGCCTGAAAACCCACTGTACGGCACCTCCAAACATCCCAGGGCATCTCATTACCTCTACCCATGATGCCTCATTATGATTATATGTCCAGGCAGAGGAAAAGGGCACGGCTGAACTGATTAATATTTCACACTGCATGGGAGAATGCTGGGCTGTGTCGTGTGCAAGGAGACTGTTGTGTCGTGATGCAGAGTTTCAGACTGATCAAAGAGGTCCATGCTTTTGTTTGACACAATAAGAtcagtaaaaaatgtgttaaatttcGATGCATTATTCTAAATACTTGAAAAATGTGTAATTAAGTCGTCTCACTCTCAGGAGGCATCCGACAAACCACATGTGCAGACAGTGCTACAGTTTTCTCAGCTTTTGTTCTAATGAAGCTGAAATGAAtctgctttttgtgtgtttgcactTCAGGCCCCTGAATACAAACGCTTACTCGAAGTTTTAGTTACAGGGTGACAGTGAGTTTAAGAAAAGACATTGTAAATAAGTTTTTCCTACATAATACTTCATGGCTGCTTAGTTTGATTGAAGGTCcgtgcacattaaaagcattCAAATATTTAAGTTGCAAGCGGCATTGGATGGCTCACAGGCTCTACCCGCCCCTGCCTTCACCGGCTCCCCCCTTCTGGCCTGCGCTCACTGGCTGAGCACGCACCCCACTCTCCCCTCTGTCCCTGCTATCCTGGTTTAATGTAacatgaatggaaaaaaaacaaaaaacttttttttttgttttttatccatAGCAATCACGTTTATGTTTTGGTCACTTGGGGGTGACGAACAAATCAATGTAATTTTTATATgaatcggcaaaagtaaacTGTCGGATTTTCTTTGgcaactgtgtttttttgttaaccacacacacatttatgatatatatatattacattttcacattttttcacacacaaaaaaaaagagagcaaacACCATATTTGCAAGCTTGTCATTACTATTGCCGTTTAAAATGTACAACTTgtaaatccaacatttttctcTAGTAGCCTCCCGATGGCGCTGGAGGAGTTAGGACGCGGTAGATTGAAATCGCAAGAAGGAGTTCTCCATATTTGATTTTGACTCTAGAAACCGTCGAAAGACAACCCAAAGCTTTGAATGAGAGGGGAATAAAGTGTAATTGTTCATTCTCTGATAGAAACATTCTGTTCTAAAAAAGCCCCCACAGAAAAGGTCATCTGATTGTTTATAGGTTAGTGGCGgttgtggtcatgtgacccacTGGTTTATGGTGGAGTGACTCATTGCGAGTTCTTCAGCTCTGTGCTTGTTGTCATCTCGGCAGGATATGACACtattaaaaaaaggggaattTTTCTATAAACAGGCTTGTTGAAGGACAACCATAAATGTTTTATAGAGCTTCTGTTATCAATGAATCAAacacccattttttttttctttttactttttttttattaaaaagaaaaaagacagcaCCTATATTGAAATGTATCACAGTCAgacttttaatagttttaacaTTAgccacagaggaaaaaaaatgttttttttcaattttatgacCAATTAATATTGCATTGATCGCAGTTTCTTTTAGGTCTCTTGATCTATTTATTGGTGAAGGCAGGATCATCCTTTCCTTAccattaaaaatgtgcaaaaacacagaacaaaaatgtacaacaaTTGTCACGACAAACCCAAAAGGGTTTTGTAGAGTTGGTTGTTCACTGGTGCACAATCTGAAATCAAAACATGACTTTagtcataaaaaaatcaaaatgtggcAGTCTGTTGTAAagttttaccatttattgctaATATAGATATGGATTGGCTTACTGGTAATCAGTTACCAGCCCCCTGTTGGTTAATTAGTGGCCTGCACTGGCTCCAGCTATTTAAACAATATTCATTGAACTTTGTAGAAACAGCATGGAAAAAAACGTACAGCTTGTATTCTAAAAAGAACGTATAAATATGTTTCACAGGGTAAAGGATGGACAGACAGAGACCAAGATATTAAGCAGATAACATGTTCATATTAAGTTGTAGCCACAGGCATTTTAATGAAGATGTTTTCACCCCCCTGAGAGGTCAGAATGAATTACACTTCCACACACAGAAGTTAAGAAAGCATTCAAATATTTTACCTGACAAAACAGATCTGCTCACCTAAAATATGCACGCTCCAGTAGTCTCTTAATTTGTCATCTTTGTGTCAAAGTGTCTGCCTTAAACAGTCTAATTACCTGAAAGGTGTGAGTCCCATTCAGCTCGGGTGACTAATCTCCTTGTGTGCGCGGCTGAAAAAACTGACACACGATGTACAGCATCAAAGGGCATTGGGGTAATTAGTGCTCTGGAAAACACACATTGCCTAATTGTCGTTTTGTGTGGGACTGTAGCCGGGGACGGTGAGCGCCATGGACTATGGGCTGGAGCGACAAGCAGATCCCAATGCAGAGGAGGTAATGGGTGAGTATCTGCATGACCTGTATGAACATAATTCCTGTCAATCGGCTTATGTTCATTAAGAAGCTTCAAAGGATGAATGCAGTACTtctaaagtgtctttttttcttttgtcttttctcctCTCTTGCAGGCGTATCCTCTTTAGAGTTTATTCTACAActaaatgttttctgaaaattCTAACCTGAAAACTGAAATATAAAAATTTAACTAATGTATATATTTTCTCCCTTCAGACAAAAACCCCTGACCACTATGAGAGAATTGTAAGTCAGTTTTAgagttttgtttgatttttttttaaagtcaacttGTCATTGAATCCTTTTagaagctgtttttctctgtttatgcTTTGTGCAGATGATCTTTACCCAACAGTCAATCATGAGGCCCAGAGTGAAGTCATCTGTGTCCATTGGCGCGTAAGAAAGTccattatttaccttttttttaaatattccacGGTAAAAGGCTATCTATGGAAGCTTAactgttttcactttaatttTCCATACATATATGACTATTCATTGTTTATAAATGCCGTAAAACTGTGATTGGTCTAgaacaggggtcaccaaccctgtgcccgcagGCGCCAGTGCGCCCGTGAGCaacccttgtggcgcccgcagggaatgcacccaaaaaaatctttttttttttttattgaagaaaatattcaacaaacaaccacggcatgtctgtcaatgacaacaatatcaattctgagataaaggtagacaaagaaaacccaaatatgtaaacaaatataacttaaaaaataatcactaaaagtaagggtctattacaaaagtttaaatagatcaaataaattacacaatttctggacattcttatgattcatgtaatgtaaagattttgagaataggttgaggtggttgagtaatccattaatgtgaggattaatattcctgtctgtttttatttacatttatgtttaaaaagttaaaattaagttaaagttttaaaggtttaaaagtttagctttagtgtgttcaataaatatttatcttgttcggctgcaacctaaagtctgttttgaaattaggctccctctgcaactgagtttgacccccccccccccccccccccccccctgtattacgagtctagaaaattcatgcatgtttttgtgtgtaaaatgagcaaataaaaatagggcactcaaaaggaagtcctcaaattgtgttgttttttttttttggggggggggggggggggggctaggaggtttttagtggcgcccttcataccacttggtgcccatgaaatagccctcggtctcaaaaaggttggtgaaccctggTCTAGAATTTGCTAACTCTAATTGCAGCATTGAAGATTTGTCTCAAAACAGCAAaggctttgtgtttttctttcataacCTGGTGTGCAAAGGCACATACACCCCATTTAATGAGATGAAGCAGATTACCATAATATGAAAAGTATGTGGTAACTACTTCttaagaatgtatgaatgtaaGAATGGACCACATTTTAAGCATTCTGAGTAAATACAAGAATTTTATTGCCAACGTCATGCATGCATTTGAAACACTaacatattttttgtcaaattttagtttttctttttaaaatgcaggTTGTCAAAATGACtacaaatgtatttgttaatCCACTGTACAGAGATTACAGAGAGGAAACAAATACTTCaaatcaagttttattttttaagttcctGACAAAGACCCACGCAAAGTCAATGATGTAAATTttagttgttgtgtttctgatgAGGTTAttttatacaaaataaattgtaaTGTTCTGTAAATTTTGCCTTTACCTGCTTTGAAATTATATTAGGTTGATAGTTTAACTATCTATTAGGGGTCTATATAATGTAGAGGTGACACTATATAAGATTGCTTCTTCCCATTAtgtttcaagcaataaatccaTTTGACTTTAGCTAATAATCCTGCTTAATTAATTTAATGTGACCTAAGTTTCTATTAAATGCATTATTGCAGAAATGTAACTACACAGTTATTTCTTCCTACATTAACAtaagtttttttgtattttttttaaaaccaatgcatttcattatttctgtaatgagcTGTGGGAATTTCTGTTGCATTGTCTGCAATCAACGCTTGAAATAACTTCAAGTCAAATCAATTTAAAAGCATGTGTGCTGAGACTGGCCATAATTTATTCCAGCATAAATTATTTGCAGTTTAATCCAAAATTTATGGATCATTAGTTCGCATATGTTGAAGTTTTCTATCATCTTAACCATGATGGCTGAGATTTTCTCCAAGTAGCAAACAGGTTAAACTTCTCATAATTAGACTGTTGAATTGATCACATTTGAagtttttaaagcttatttctCTAAGATGGTTGCTGTGTTTGAGATCAGTTCCATCAAAACGTCTTTCAATTCTCCAAATGAACTGATCATGATTTGCTCTTCCAATGTCAGATGTTTTTCATGTTGTGCTCTGACAGAGACGTATATCTCTTCAACTAAGAAGAAAGTTTAAGCgatttaaaaaagttaatgaaagaaaacagattttaagaAGTAGAAAAGATATGATTTAAAGTTCTACTTGGCTGACAATTTAAAACATGATTTAGATCAAAACACTTGTAAGAGATTCAACCTTTCTAATGGCTAAAAGTGGAAAGTGACTTATTGAAATGTGCgataaaataaacatgtttcacaacagaagtttaaaaatattgttatgCTGGACAGGAGTTAGAAGATGTGATTGAACAGATAAGCCAAAAACACCAAGAATAatctaaaaacactaaaaaatgaTCTATTTATGCTTTCAGTAAATGTCTTTTAAATTCTGACGTAAAGTgttaaaactcagaaatgctatatCATGTCTAAAAACAAGATATTTGCAGCAGAAGGTTTAGAACACAGCCCTGCGGAGCCCCTTTTCTGAGTGTGAGAGTGCAGAGAGTTTGCTGAGGCTGTTGATCCCACATGCAGATGTGAAGGGGATTTCCAGCAGGTTCAACACTTAATTATTGACTTAGTTCTCtgacaaaaattatattttgtcactttttagaattgaaaatatattttctgaatattttttcaagtttgactgttgaaaaataaaatcccatCAAACTAGTcggattttcaaagtaaataaTGCAACATTATAGTTATAGAGTTATTTAGTCCATGAAACAAAGTCTCCTTATAATGAGAAAATTGCATATTAGAGAATTTCTAACTATGTTTACttctccctctttttttcagATTGGTAAAGTATTGTGCTACGTATACAGGTCACGATCCCTTCCTCTCTAGATCTCTCCCAAGTAACCCCTGGCTCACTGACGACACCACATTCTGGAATCTCAACATGCCTAAGTGAGGCttctcatttaaacatttactgCACAAATGTTGGACTGCAATTTAAAATGATACGTGTTGAATCAGTTCGCTGGACTTCTGATACTGTGGTGGTTTGCATGTGTGTCAGTGTGGAAATACCTACAAAGATGCGTGTGGAGAGGTGGACCTTCAACTTTAGCGAGCTGCTCGCAGACCCACGAGGACGAGATGATTTCAGACTCTTCCTTAAGAAGGAGTTTAGTGGTACAGTAGTTTAATCAAACCATAAActaatacatcttttttttaatgaactgcaacatttggtctttttgtaaactttattttcactttattttaatctttctCATGACTGGAATTCTTTTAGGTGAGAACTTGGCATTCTGGGAAAGTTGTGAGGATCTGAAGTGGGGCACTGCAGCTACAATGAAGGAGAAGGCAGAACAGATTTACaagtaaacattttaattatgatattgatttaaaaagaactaAGAAAATGCATGATTTCCATGAAATCCATTTGTGAATATAGGTTTAGTTCTTTAAAGagaattttcttgtttttttctggtttctaaGAACTGTCAATTGTTTTCATACCAAAAGAATTTGGAAACTACTTGAAATATTCTGACAGTTTGTATGTAAAATTTTGCTTGAGTGGTGGGAAGTTTAGATTTTGTCATCTTAAACTTTTGGCCAAGctaaaatgacttaaaatatTTGGATGTTAAAtctttttgaatcattttaggACATTCCTGGCACGTGGAGCTCCACGG encodes the following:
- the rgs9 gene encoding regulator of G-protein signaling 9 isoform X2 gives rise to the protein MTIKNALRDHGQRYRPRMACLKKAEKMLLEMQDPCTGVKSQPQRLVITTIPHAITGEDIIAWLADRLQIDTQEAKNLGSMLVALGYIYPLQDHKRLLIKPDASLYRFQTPYFWPTQLWPVEDTDYAIYLAKRNIRKKGILELHEQEQYNRLHKWMNHKWDFIVMQAKEQYRAAKERKKPDRVVFDCQERAYWVVHRPPPGTVSAMDYGLERQADPNAEETKTPDHYERIMIFTQQSIMRPRVKSSVSIGALVKYCATYTGHDPFLSRSLPSNPWLTDDTTFWNLNMPNVEIPTKMRVERWTFNFSELLADPRGRDDFRLFLKKEFSGENLAFWESCEDLKWGTAATMKEKAEQIYKTFLARGAPRWINIDGKTMEITVKGLKHPHRYVLDAAQTHIYMLMKKDSYGRYLKSPVFKDTVKKAICPDEHRFSVSQLEQNARNRRPSLSPIIIRQQEQEQKAKMAANAPVDITQVMSKLSKQGKEVPPRPPNK